One Fuerstiella marisgermanici DNA window includes the following coding sequences:
- a CDS encoding fibronectin type III domain-containing protein, with translation MLRVTVSSILHTIRSNCQFASSRRLRHRGQMPRTAARHRQIELLEDRTLLTVVSAFDGATGQLSVDIDAADDVFITAAAGQVLVNGADVDTGVLFAEEVTTIHVTAAGDFPNVIGLSNIDPFLFGGVNSVTLEGGEGDDEFIVDMTAGTLALPGGIHVFGGDGGNDLLTMLSDDAEELIYIPSATTFGDGEVFRGDDNLLLTFEGLEPMYVSGGQSVGILLPNTDDVLSVAGTTIGGADYLVVSGTSGGVAFEELRTFQSDFLTVNTTTNNADGNDTINISGSPNAHGVTGLAIITGVGTDVVNISGSVVLTGSLSIDTGGVIQGGGNVNAAVNIVQGSVQPGNGGSGTLTFGNTIFSANAAFAPNVDGTTAGADHDQLKVNGTVNLGNATLNVSGAIVGTTPGDTIVLIDNDGTDAVTGTFAGLPAGSTFLVNGQNFEISYAGGTGNDVVLTAIVFAPMDVYVDDDLVGTANGTPIADANPDAAGNQPGTFGVDVFSRIDDGVSAVASGGTVHVVGGSYNADVSISKPLTLQGTSGFAGDAEFFAPASMSIVSGGDGVAIRHITIAADLVADSVVAPTLENVVIREERGFRGRNLTGTLTVSNSLFHSTSTSLFDVESTGLDVVIRDSTFVSNPVGPFNVHDVRSVEMHDVDFRNNSAGVQLSDIDYILYSTSGEADDVIEFSESTVRHRRHGVGRNPLELTDIGHLILSTGEGEDTISGSSNATMSVGIDAGYGPGDLLTIIGSAANDSFVAQRQPNPAMESFRVTNGTSADIDIFGIDNLTFKGQGGDDRLTIDESNGGLLGLPSGITYHGGDGFDILALAGSKPVLATYNVGPDPSSGQIRHSDNTTTQNIRFTGLEPILDAVPGDVTIVANAAANSINLATSALPGFGSVEVDGFERYEFFGKRDVRLEGGAGQDTFGVSNATVGFSGRVIVDGGDPVDGDSLILAGTAGDDLFSYTPNPVLASSGEFSRNGRSVEFHNVEDATVSGGLGNDSLTAQETPLSRPATWIQTTPAPAVSGVKYFGAAFETTESAGLLPSLNVFGSDGKTELRTNADTHSPHTAAGVPIPDGADQVYLAVSSPVGRKQGNEGAREVELIGGVIGPDEFVTEAEPNNLVSDDIAVVINNDHRVGIRGSVPMGDADMISVVINNDHRIGVVINNDHRSAGSDSNQAGATEVTHTLLEVLDTDGTTVLAGTNGSAIESAGAVITQPLPAGTYFIRVTNGGDGSPDATNYEMVVFDVSDELIEDETNDGDSGNHATSPGTSFGVHIPNHWKGHVPGTPPDADPNNPPENGRDDVVVVDPLGNRESNIRYNNSTPLSLADFESVTIDPGRGTDTVIINGTDGDDEFDLHAGPRAFLNQQPFDIRNTENLAAELGDGADNAVTRGFNDTFVEINAGESHGDVLLYHGNGGAVVLSTGEAFGQIQENAILRDQRLRGFETVAVNATGANAFLSHGFANSVASITPGLDAIEVTTNVSDKRAIIGNAADIQIDSPAPTTFEFNGTLGDDTINVSNNRVEVVGLQPVDLNLNGDAAIRINGQEGADRIVISPTINHSVFVDGGDPIGDLTGDLLEVVIPMSAQNVRLEGGPENDSGGVIIDSTHISYDHIERLVLDNPGTDDADIVVGPGVGGGPHVRTFDTASDGDGGVRVSGRDSSGNEIIAFNNYDGTLTLAQPIDDLNVDLSGITGNIMVGPSESGSGVEVNGLGGEAKIIGVLISRTSLVGDGDDIVSVQWPTEPNSSIHVAGIGSGQDLIGKRDIGTGAKIGSWAVLTSGLDQLVVQNASGGHGEVSFDVPSLSGANSYTANLKQTDVAKLIGSNAGDDNLIVGRYGNAWHPVGVEITQGGANVRVAGAGRLSIETGGGDDTLVVDVDASRGSDVITLPIYFDGGDGGFDTLELVGNPTTPVENMIYRPGPDTHNGRVEFDDADEQRLMTVEFTGLEPVRNSVVGQYHSVFGTDLSEDITYDTLRRGTGVFGGAPFKQFGRVTVDDKEAYFFQIEDVTTTPGLLLYGEGGRDRFVIELPQRGPVDHLQFLTVAGESNQFSDDENEQNEVLFHASSNPESFEYAPHATDPDFANLYFNRIGDPLANRLKIDIQDVSDIVIPESGGRDTLQITGTNFNETLLFEQVVDATPLATGFSRYNAYYTETDLTFPGGANTLTAYSVKTLNANLGHGVDAVIVRGSDNDDFVQVKATEVTIDSADAVVLSNHESVRVESRGGDDQVEIVNPILIDVHVDAGAGDDDRLKVVGRAASAEFIPFEDSRAGRLVTQRRNEGERTIDYSGVDTLDARFENSDAVIFIYGDDDDNDITIDHPGIPVVNVDNRTQLQLFDLGTDARMIVDGLGGADRFATSLSDWDIHLSGGRGDAHDAVTIYAQDLSYQPDATFTNGRAVLQPGFFDEIIVDAQSLVANSNDAAPSVTYRTAGTNDPEARAFAFVTPGAGPGLPIVRLLGADASTPLNDPDFPSNQNGGVIAVSGGGLEAQDNLFWEVTSSDGQAVTDFKLFSAIVAAEEYIEETEPNDSITDENTVAIDINNDHRVARRGAVPFGDTDLIAIDINNDHRIAAIHIDINNDHSTTGTLTHSVLEILDSDGETVLASGSNIVGSRGNAAVTNALPEGKYYIRISNENPNGDGAYELVIFDVNDDFAVSTDSQSSFGADLKPGQHGEGSIAATPGENDVVELTPLGNKKSILRFNDATPLTLRDVNAVGIDPRGGDDLLTIFGSQDSDTIGFVGNDLAVNNQQFSHSNFESFAVLAGAGSDVIAVTRSLPVAGSLHIDGADGNDRLIQEFDGANAQVMLPGVVQDSRLLTSLSVEQFSLQGTTDEFGTATNILVSGAADASGAVTATPLTADRVNISSDDLNFDLTTTGNITISSVTPSMGSERPIRHVNVDGTVFDDTINITSTEVGFAGLSKTVGLFNIPSISIDGGAGLDTFNVTPSATTAVRVNGGDPIGFGDLLNITTTAGTVTRIPGPTSDSGGYDIAGMKPVSFVEIENVVLPSIPKGIQPPGPIQNPLPQLAWNPVIDVVRYDVEIVNLTAGGIVTLASTEVHAFQPQQPLALGSYEFRVRGYFESGDLTEWSEPVAFEIQTQPRFFRGQFKLDSRPEIHWQRIAGATRYDVMFTYDTGEQGLLLRDPNVTTNSFTPDSDLPLGDYTVWVRPFSEDNYGGTWASTSIRLNSPPMLLNPIGGTFSTTPTLRWAQSSPSLTYELWVRQTAPVQVDRVVELSGVRGTSVSLTTPLAEGEYEWWVRATEANGFKSKWSDAGSFNTLARTTVTGPTGTTSLSPIVTWKPVPDATRYRVWVEDDTGRRVAHTTGATGPSFVIPRQLAAGTEHTVWVMAFMAATNGEWSPGFKFTTSPDRPVVLDPVGTVDGSTPTFNWTAAKGAVGYELWVDNETNRLSRVIHDANLTTNAYTPSTALAAGDYRAWVRAIHSDGTPGIWSAAVSFTVADSTSSDSRDGEDSVLPNVFARILTSDASDQRTFKTQRRAEIFNEPYETASADVPDTTPRSKHAATGVVKTKSPLANEQLIDSTFTEWDHLLIEAEQPS, from the coding sequence ATGCTACGTGTAACCGTCAGTTCGATCCTGCACACGATCCGCAGCAATTGTCAATTCGCATCGTCGCGCCGTCTACGGCATCGGGGCCAAATGCCGCGGACGGCAGCGCGACATCGTCAGATTGAGCTGCTGGAAGACAGAACGCTGTTGACGGTGGTCTCCGCCTTTGACGGCGCGACAGGGCAGTTGAGCGTGGACATCGACGCAGCAGACGATGTCTTCATCACTGCCGCCGCCGGGCAGGTGCTAGTGAATGGGGCTGACGTCGATACAGGAGTCCTGTTTGCCGAAGAGGTCACAACGATTCACGTGACGGCGGCGGGCGACTTCCCGAACGTGATTGGTCTTTCCAACATCGATCCATTCCTCTTCGGTGGGGTGAACAGCGTGACCCTGGAAGGCGGCGAAGGCGACGACGAATTCATTGTCGACATGACCGCTGGAACGTTGGCGCTACCGGGCGGAATCCACGTCTTCGGCGGCGATGGCGGCAACGACTTATTGACGATGCTGAGCGACGACGCCGAAGAACTTATCTATATTCCCAGTGCCACTACGTTCGGCGATGGCGAGGTATTTCGCGGCGACGACAACCTTCTTTTGACGTTTGAGGGGTTGGAGCCGATGTATGTCAGCGGTGGTCAGAGTGTTGGCATCCTGCTTCCAAACACCGATGACGTGCTTTCCGTTGCGGGAACAACAATTGGGGGCGCGGACTACCTGGTCGTCAGCGGTACATCCGGGGGTGTCGCATTTGAAGAGCTGAGGACGTTTCAGTCCGATTTTCTTACGGTCAACACGACGACGAACAACGCCGACGGCAACGACACGATCAACATCAGCGGCAGCCCAAATGCTCACGGCGTCACGGGGCTTGCAATCATTACCGGCGTTGGGACGGACGTCGTGAACATTAGTGGCAGCGTCGTGCTGACGGGATCGCTGAGCATCGACACCGGCGGCGTCATTCAGGGCGGCGGCAACGTGAACGCTGCGGTTAATATCGTGCAAGGCTCGGTCCAACCGGGCAACGGCGGATCGGGAACGCTGACTTTCGGAAATACGATCTTCAGTGCGAATGCGGCGTTTGCGCCCAATGTCGACGGAACCACCGCGGGCGCCGATCACGATCAGCTCAAGGTCAACGGCACAGTGAACCTCGGCAACGCCACCCTCAATGTGTCGGGCGCGATCGTCGGCACAACTCCCGGCGATACGATTGTGCTGATCGACAACGACGGCACCGACGCAGTCACCGGAACCTTTGCCGGTCTGCCGGCAGGCTCCACATTCCTTGTTAACGGGCAGAACTTTGAGATCAGCTACGCCGGCGGAACGGGCAATGATGTTGTCCTCACAGCTATTGTATTTGCCCCGATGGATGTCTACGTCGACGACGATCTGGTTGGCACGGCCAACGGCACACCGATCGCTGACGCTAATCCGGACGCCGCAGGCAATCAGCCGGGGACTTTCGGAGTAGATGTATTTTCAAGAATTGATGATGGAGTCAGCGCTGTCGCGTCCGGCGGGACGGTGCATGTTGTTGGTGGCTCGTACAACGCCGACGTGTCGATTTCCAAACCACTGACTCTGCAGGGCACGTCGGGCTTCGCCGGCGACGCTGAGTTCTTCGCGCCAGCGTCGATGTCGATCGTTTCGGGCGGCGACGGAGTTGCGATTCGGCACATCACGATCGCTGCGGATCTCGTCGCCGATTCCGTGGTCGCTCCGACACTTGAGAACGTCGTTATCCGGGAAGAACGTGGTTTCCGGGGCCGGAATCTCACGGGAACTCTGACGGTCAGTAACTCGCTGTTCCACAGCACGTCTACGTCATTATTCGATGTTGAATCGACTGGATTGGACGTCGTGATCAGGGATTCGACGTTCGTGTCAAATCCGGTCGGACCGTTCAACGTTCATGATGTTCGTTCTGTCGAAATGCACGACGTCGACTTCCGGAACAATTCTGCGGGAGTGCAGCTTAGCGACATCGACTACATTTTGTACAGCACGTCGGGCGAGGCTGACGACGTCATCGAGTTCAGCGAAAGCACAGTGCGACATCGTCGCCATGGTGTTGGCCGCAACCCGTTGGAACTGACAGATATCGGGCACCTGATTTTAAGTACCGGGGAGGGCGAAGACACAATCAGTGGCAGCTCGAACGCCACGATGTCTGTCGGAATCGACGCGGGATACGGCCCCGGAGATCTGCTCACAATCATTGGCTCGGCGGCAAACGACAGTTTTGTTGCCCAACGACAGCCAAACCCGGCTATGGAAAGTTTTCGAGTCACTAACGGAACTTCGGCTGATATCGACATCTTCGGCATCGACAACCTCACATTCAAAGGCCAGGGTGGTGACGACCGCCTGACGATCGACGAGTCCAACGGCGGGTTGTTGGGACTTCCGTCCGGCATCACGTATCACGGCGGCGACGGTTTCGACATTCTTGCCTTGGCCGGTTCGAAACCTGTTTTGGCGACCTATAACGTTGGTCCGGATCCTTCGTCCGGACAGATTCGGCACAGTGACAACACCACGACTCAGAACATCCGCTTCACCGGACTCGAACCGATTCTCGACGCAGTTCCTGGCGATGTCACAATCGTGGCCAACGCAGCAGCAAACAGCATCAACCTTGCAACGAGTGCGCTGCCCGGATTCGGCAGCGTCGAAGTCGATGGCTTCGAACGTTACGAATTCTTCGGCAAACGTGACGTGAGGCTCGAAGGCGGGGCGGGGCAGGATACGTTCGGCGTGTCGAACGCGACCGTTGGTTTCAGCGGTCGCGTCATCGTTGACGGCGGCGATCCGGTTGACGGTGATTCGCTGATTCTGGCGGGAACGGCGGGCGATGATTTATTCTCGTACACGCCGAATCCCGTACTGGCTAGCTCGGGCGAGTTTAGCCGCAATGGGCGAAGCGTCGAGTTTCATAACGTCGAAGACGCGACCGTGAGCGGTGGACTCGGAAACGATTCGCTGACGGCTCAGGAGACACCGTTGAGTCGGCCAGCAACGTGGATTCAGACAACGCCAGCACCCGCCGTCAGCGGCGTGAAATACTTCGGCGCGGCATTCGAAACCACAGAAAGTGCTGGCCTGCTGCCGTCCTTAAACGTCTTTGGCTCCGACGGCAAAACCGAACTGCGTACCAACGCCGATACACATAGTCCTCACACAGCGGCTGGCGTCCCGATCCCTGACGGAGCCGACCAGGTCTACCTGGCCGTGAGCAGCCCGGTCGGCCGCAAGCAAGGAAACGAAGGTGCTCGAGAAGTGGAACTGATCGGCGGCGTAATTGGTCCGGACGAATTCGTTACAGAAGCAGAACCCAACAATCTTGTCTCGGACGACATCGCCGTTGTAATCAATAACGACCACCGTGTCGGAATTCGAGGTTCCGTGCCGATGGGCGACGCCGACATGATCTCGGTCGTCATCAACAATGATCATCGCATTGGCGTGGTCATTAACAATGATCACCGAAGTGCCGGTAGCGATAGCAACCAGGCAGGTGCAACCGAAGTCACTCACACACTGCTCGAAGTGCTCGACACCGATGGAACCACCGTGCTGGCCGGCACGAATGGCAGTGCCATTGAGTCGGCCGGAGCGGTCATCACTCAACCACTGCCCGCAGGCACGTATTTTATCCGAGTCACCAACGGCGGCGACGGCAGCCCGGACGCGACTAACTACGAAATGGTGGTCTTCGATGTCTCCGATGAATTAATTGAAGACGAAACGAACGACGGCGATTCGGGCAATCATGCGACGAGTCCCGGCACGTCGTTCGGCGTTCATATTCCGAACCACTGGAAGGGCCACGTCCCCGGAACACCGCCGGACGCCGATCCGAATAACCCACCAGAAAACGGTCGCGACGACGTCGTAGTTGTCGATCCGTTGGGCAACCGCGAGTCCAACATCCGGTACAACAATTCGACGCCACTGTCTCTGGCCGACTTCGAAAGCGTGACTATCGATCCAGGTCGCGGCACGGATACGGTCATCATCAACGGCACAGACGGAGACGACGAATTTGATCTGCACGCCGGTCCGCGAGCATTCCTTAACCAGCAGCCGTTCGACATCCGCAACACAGAGAACCTGGCAGCCGAACTCGGCGATGGCGCCGACAACGCAGTCACCCGTGGCTTCAACGATACCTTCGTCGAAATCAACGCAGGCGAGTCTCACGGCGACGTGTTGCTATATCACGGCAACGGCGGCGCCGTGGTACTTTCGACGGGTGAGGCATTCGGCCAGATTCAGGAAAACGCCATCCTGAGAGACCAGCGGCTGCGAGGCTTCGAGACGGTTGCAGTGAACGCCACCGGCGCCAACGCGTTCCTGAGCCACGGATTTGCAAATTCGGTAGCCTCCATCACACCGGGACTCGATGCCATCGAGGTCACAACCAACGTTTCCGACAAACGAGCAATCATTGGCAATGCGGCCGACATTCAGATTGACTCGCCGGCTCCGACAACCTTCGAATTCAACGGCACACTCGGTGACGACACGATCAACGTCAGCAACAACCGCGTGGAAGTCGTCGGTCTGCAACCTGTTGATCTGAATCTGAACGGTGATGCCGCCATCCGCATCAACGGGCAGGAAGGGGCCGATCGCATCGTGATCTCCCCCACGATTAACCACTCAGTGTTCGTCGACGGCGGCGATCCGATCGGCGACCTGACGGGAGACCTGCTTGAAGTTGTCATTCCGATGTCGGCTCAAAACGTGCGGCTTGAGGGCGGCCCCGAAAACGATTCCGGTGGCGTCATCATCGACAGCACACACATCAGCTACGACCACATCGAACGCCTTGTGCTCGACAATCCGGGAACAGACGACGCGGACATCGTGGTCGGCCCGGGCGTCGGCGGCGGGCCGCACGTGCGAACCTTCGACACGGCCAGCGACGGCGATGGCGGCGTGCGAGTCAGCGGAAGAGACTCGTCCGGCAACGAAATCATCGCCTTCAACAACTACGACGGAACGTTAACTCTCGCTCAGCCGATCGACGACCTCAACGTCGATCTATCGGGGATCACGGGCAACATCATGGTCGGCCCGTCGGAATCCGGCAGCGGAGTGGAAGTCAACGGCCTCGGCGGCGAAGCGAAGATTATCGGTGTCCTGATCAGTCGGACATCGCTGGTCGGCGACGGAGACGACATCGTCAGCGTGCAATGGCCTACCGAACCGAATTCATCAATACACGTGGCGGGCATCGGAAGCGGGCAGGACCTGATTGGGAAACGAGACATCGGAACGGGAGCAAAGATTGGTAGTTGGGCCGTGCTGACATCCGGGCTGGACCAGCTCGTCGTTCAGAACGCAAGCGGCGGCCACGGTGAGGTCAGCTTTGATGTACCGTCACTCTCCGGAGCGAACAGCTACACCGCAAACCTAAAGCAAACGGATGTCGCCAAACTTATCGGCAGCAACGCGGGCGACGACAACTTGATCGTTGGTCGCTATGGCAATGCATGGCATCCCGTAGGAGTGGAGATCACTCAGGGCGGAGCGAACGTGCGTGTGGCTGGTGCCGGTCGTCTAAGTATCGAAACAGGCGGCGGTGACGACACGCTGGTGGTTGATGTCGACGCATCTCGTGGTTCGGATGTGATCACTTTGCCGATCTACTTTGACGGCGGTGACGGAGGGTTTGACACGCTCGAGCTTGTCGGGAATCCGACGACTCCTGTCGAGAACATGATTTACAGACCGGGCCCGGACACTCACAACGGGCGGGTCGAATTTGACGACGCGGACGAGCAGCGTCTGATGACGGTGGAATTCACAGGGCTGGAACCTGTTCGCAACAGCGTGGTCGGACAGTACCACAGCGTCTTCGGTACCGACCTGAGCGAAGACATCACGTACGACACACTGAGGCGTGGCACCGGCGTGTTCGGCGGGGCTCCATTCAAACAATTCGGTCGAGTCACGGTGGATGACAAGGAAGCGTATTTCTTCCAGATCGAGGACGTCACGACAACCCCCGGACTGCTTCTGTACGGCGAAGGAGGTCGCGATCGTTTTGTGATCGAGTTGCCTCAGCGAGGGCCGGTCGACCACTTGCAATTTCTGACCGTGGCAGGCGAATCGAATCAGTTTTCTGATGACGAAAACGAACAGAACGAAGTGTTGTTCCACGCGTCGTCGAACCCGGAATCATTTGAATACGCACCACATGCCACCGACCCGGACTTCGCGAATCTGTATTTCAATCGCATCGGAGATCCACTCGCGAACCGGCTGAAGATCGATATCCAGGACGTATCCGACATCGTGATCCCTGAATCAGGAGGCCGTGACACGTTGCAAATCACCGGCACGAACTTCAACGAGACGCTATTGTTTGAGCAGGTCGTCGACGCGACCCCGCTGGCGACGGGGTTTAGTCGCTACAACGCCTACTACACAGAAACCGACCTCACGTTTCCCGGCGGCGCAAACACGTTGACGGCGTACTCCGTCAAGACGCTAAATGCGAATTTGGGCCACGGAGTGGATGCGGTGATTGTGCGAGGCAGCGACAATGACGACTTCGTTCAGGTCAAAGCGACCGAGGTTACAATCGACTCCGCCGACGCCGTAGTGCTAAGCAATCACGAATCCGTTCGAGTGGAATCGCGTGGCGGCGATGACCAGGTGGAAATCGTCAACCCGATTCTGATCGACGTGCACGTGGACGCGGGGGCCGGTGACGATGACAGGCTGAAAGTTGTCGGGCGAGCTGCATCCGCTGAATTCATCCCGTTTGAGGATTCTCGAGCAGGGCGACTCGTGACACAACGGCGGAATGAGGGCGAACGAACCATCGATTACTCAGGAGTCGACACACTGGATGCGCGTTTTGAAAACTCTGACGCGGTCATTTTCATCTACGGCGATGATGACGACAACGACATCACGATTGACCATCCGGGTATTCCAGTGGTGAATGTTGATAATCGCACTCAGTTGCAGTTGTTCGACCTGGGGACAGACGCGAGGATGATCGTCGATGGGCTTGGCGGGGCCGACCGATTTGCAACGTCTCTGTCCGACTGGGACATCCACCTGTCCGGCGGACGCGGCGACGCTCACGACGCTGTCACGATCTACGCTCAGGATCTGAGCTACCAGCCCGATGCCACCTTTACTAACGGCCGTGCGGTTCTTCAGCCTGGATTCTTCGATGAAATTATTGTGGATGCGCAAAGTCTTGTCGCAAACAGCAACGACGCTGCGCCGTCGGTGACGTATCGGACGGCAGGAACCAATGATCCGGAGGCCAGAGCGTTTGCGTTTGTGACTCCCGGTGCCGGGCCGGGCCTTCCTATTGTACGCCTGCTTGGTGCCGACGCATCGACTCCCCTGAATGATCCGGACTTCCCATCAAACCAGAATGGCGGGGTCATCGCAGTCAGCGGCGGCGGTCTCGAAGCACAGGACAATCTTTTCTGGGAAGTTACAAGCAGTGATGGACAGGCGGTCACCGACTTCAAGCTGTTCTCGGCAATAGTCGCCGCTGAAGAATATATAGAAGAGACAGAACCTAACGACTCTATCACCGATGAAAACACCGTCGCAATCGACATCAACAACGACCATCGTGTCGCTCGCCGTGGTGCGGTCCCATTTGGTGACACGGACCTGATTGCAATCGACATCAATAACGACCATCGAATCGCTGCGATACATATTGACATTAACAACGATCATTCGACGACCGGAACGCTGACGCATTCGGTGCTGGAGATTTTGGACTCGGACGGCGAAACCGTTCTGGCAAGCGGCTCGAATATTGTTGGCTCACGCGGAAATGCGGCTGTCACGAATGCGCTTCCGGAAGGAAAGTACTATATTCGAATTTCCAACGAGAACCCGAATGGAGACGGTGCCTACGAACTTGTAATCTTCGACGTTAATGACGACTTCGCCGTTTCAACCGACTCGCAATCTTCGTTCGGAGCCGACCTTAAACCGGGCCAGCACGGCGAAGGCTCAATCGCAGCGACGCCGGGCGAAAACGATGTCGTCGAACTCACTCCGCTGGGCAACAAAAAGTCGATTTTGCGATTCAATGACGCCACGCCACTGACCCTGCGGGACGTCAACGCTGTCGGAATCGATCCTCGCGGCGGGGACGACCTGCTAACGATCTTCGGTTCGCAGGATTCCGATACTATTGGGTTTGTGGGCAACGATTTGGCGGTGAACAATCAGCAGTTCAGTCATAGCAACTTCGAATCGTTTGCAGTGCTTGCCGGTGCGGGCAGCGACGTCATTGCAGTGACCAGATCCCTCCCAGTCGCAGGCTCGCTGCATATCGACGGCGCTGACGGCAACGACCGTCTGATTCAGGAATTCGACGGCGCAAACGCTCAGGTGATGCTACCCGGGGTCGTACAGGACTCACGACTGCTCACAAGCCTCAGTGTTGAACAGTTTTCGCTGCAGGGCACGACCGACGAATTTGGCACCGCGACCAATATCCTCGTCAGTGGTGCGGCGGACGCATCCGGGGCCGTGACTGCGACTCCACTCACAGCCGACCGCGTGAACATTAGCAGCGACGATCTCAATTTCGATCTCACAACTACCGGAAACATCACGATTTCGTCGGTGACACCGTCAATGGGATCAGAACGTCCAATACGCCACGTTAACGTCGATGGGACCGTCTTCGATGACACGATCAACATCACGTCGACCGAAGTTGGCTTCGCTGGTTTGAGCAAGACTGTTGGCTTGTTCAATATTCCTTCGATCAGCATCGACGGTGGAGCGGGCCTAGACACCTTCAACGTGACGCCGTCAGCGACGACTGCTGTTCGTGTGAACGGCGGCGATCCAATCGGTTTCGGCGATCTGCTGAACATCACCACCACAGCCGGAACAGTCACGCGCATTCCGGGGCCGACCAGTGATTCGGGCGGGTATGACATCGCGGGCATGAAGCCAGTGAGCTTCGTGGAAATCGAGAACGTGGTTCTGCCGTCTATCCCGAAGGGCATCCAGCCGCCGGGACCGATTCAGAACCCTCTGCCGCAGTTGGCATGGAACCCGGTGATTGATGTCGTGCGTTACGATGTCGAAATCGTCAACCTGACGGCGGGCGGAATCGTGACGTTGGCGTCAACAGAAGTCCACGCCTTTCAGCCGCAGCAACCGCTGGCCCTGGGAAGCTACGAATTCCGAGTGCGAGGCTACTTTGAAAGCGGCGATCTGACCGAATGGAGCGAGCCGGTTGCTTTTGAAATCCAGACGCAGCCACGGTTCTTCCGTGGTCAGTTCAAACTGGATAGTCGACCGGAAATCCATTGGCAGCGAATCGCCGGAGCGACTCGGTATGACGTGATGTTCACGTACGACACCGGCGAGCAGGGTCTGCTGCTGCGTGACCCAAACGTCACCACGAATTCCTTCACGCCGGATTCCGACCTGCCGCTGGGTGACTACACCGTGTGGGTGCGACCGTTCTCTGAAGACAACTACGGCGGCACATGGGCCAGCACCAGCATTCGGCTTAACAGTCCGCCGATGTTGCTGAACCCTATTGGAGGCACCTTTAGCACAACTCCTACGCTAAGATGGGCGCAGAGTTCACCGTCACTGACGTACGAACTTTGGGTCCGGCAAACGGCACCAGTGCAGGTCGACCGAGTTGTTGAACTAAGCGGTGTACGAGGAACGTCGGTCTCGCTGACCACTCCTCTGGCTGAAGGTGAGTACGAATGGTGGGTGCGGGCGACAGAAGCGAACGGCTTTAAGTCGAAGTGGTCCGACGCTGGCAGCTTCAACACGCTGGCTCGCACAACAGTTACCGGTCCAACCGGGACGACTTCGCTGTCACCGATCGTCACATGGAAGCCTGTGCCAGACGCCACGCGGTACCGAGTGTGGGTCGAAGACGACACTGGTCGCCGAGTCGCTCATACGACCGGAGCGACCGGGCCGTCCTTTGTGATTCCCCGTCAACTGGCGGCAGGCACCGAACACACCGTCTGGGTGATGGCGTTCATGGCCGCGACCAACGGTGAATGGAGCCCCGGCTTCAAGTTCACGACCAGCCCGGATCGCCCGGTCGTGCTGGATCCTGTTGGCACAGTCGATGGCTCAACACCGACGTTCAACTGGACGGCCGCAAAAGGGGCTGTTGGTTACGAATTATGGGTCGACAACGAAACCAATAGACTCAGCCGAGTCATACATGACGCTAACCTGACAACCAACGCATACACTCCGTCAACAGCGCTGGCAGCGGGCGATTACCGAGCGTGGGTACGAGCGATCCACAGCGATGGCACGCCGGGAATCTGGTCAGCGGCAGTGAGTTTCACTGTGGCAGATTCAACCTCGAGCGACAGTAGAGACGGCGAAGATTCAGTGCTACCGAACGTGTTCGCCCGCATTCTGACAAGCGACGCCTCCGACCAGAGGACCTTCAAAACACAACGGCGTGCTGAAATCTTTAACGAACCTTACGAAACCGCATCGGCCGATGTGCCGGATACGACGCCACGATCTAAGCACGCCGCAACAGGTGTCGTGAAGACGAAGAGTCCGCTCGCAAACGAGCAACTCATCGACTCCACATTCACAGAATGGGACCACCTCCTGATTGAAGCGGAACAGCCATCGTAG
- a CDS encoding sigma-70 family RNA polymerase sigma factor, with amino-acid sequence MSLDHSDFHSDSDQAGLGELFAQHRERLRRMVQLRLDRRLNGRVDASDVIQDAYVEATQRHAEYQAKPEVSPFVWLRFLTSQKLAQLHRFHLGVQARDAGREVSIDCGGRLEASSAALAAKLVGRFSSPSNAANRAELRQQIQDALNAMEEFDREILALRHFEQLDNAEAAQVLSIEPQAAYKRYVRAIRRLKSALNDLEQSNS; translated from the coding sequence ATGTCGTTAGACCATTCTGATTTTCACAGCGACAGCGATCAGGCGGGCCTTGGTGAACTGTTTGCTCAGCACAGAGAACGCTTGCGCCGCATGGTTCAACTACGACTGGACCGGCGGCTGAACGGCCGAGTCGACGCATCCGATGTGATTCAGGATGCGTATGTTGAGGCCACTCAAAGACACGCGGAGTATCAGGCAAAGCCGGAGGTGAGCCCATTTGTTTGGCTGCGGTTTCTCACCAGCCAAAAATTGGCTCAGTTGCATCGCTTCCATCTGGGCGTGCAGGCTCGTGATGCAGGACGAGAAGTTTCAATCGACTGCGGCGGTCGACTGGAAGCGTCGTCGGCCGCGTTGGCGGCAAAACTGGTGGGCCGTTTTTCTTCTCCCAGCAACGCCGCGAATCGGGCTGAGTTACGACAGCAGATTCAGGATGCGTTGAACGCCATGGAAGAATTTGATCGCGAAATTCTGGCGCTGCGACATTTCGAACAGCTCGACAATGCCGAAGCGGCTCAGGTGCTGAGTATAGAGCCTCAAGCCGCTTACAAGCGATACGTGCGGGCGATCCGTCGATTGAAGAGTGCCCTGAATGACCTGGAGCAGTCGAATTCATGA